In Salvelinus alpinus unplaced genomic scaffold, SLU_Salpinus.1 scaffold_40, whole genome shotgun sequence, a single genomic region encodes these proteins:
- the LOC139567005 gene encoding zinc finger protein 180-like translates to MSSLNYSFVKEEAVCWTETEALGLNIVVKEEKEEEDVTVKQEVEGEAVTVKEVEKDVSVKEEEDAFRVKEEEDVTVKEEEEEKEGDVVFGVKKEGEITVTLKDEDEEEEIGDLINTRERRDYRGSSGEPQQPHDADEAEKSLPRSKHLKKHQRRPTGKKSHCCSDCGKHCKSSSELKIHQRVHTGEKPYSCTQCGKSYIRSKSLKVHMRIHTGEKAYSCDQCGKSFTTSSYLTIHQRTHTGEKPYSCTQCGKSFTHSSNLLSHQRKHTGEKSYSCDQCGKSFTQSSNLVSHQRTHTGEKPYSCDQCGKSFTTSSHLIVHQRTHTGEKPYSCTQCGKSFTHLSSLVSHKRKHTGEKPYSCDQCGMSFTTSSHRIVHQRTHTGEKSYNCTQCGKSFTHLSSLVSHRRTHTGEKSYSCNQCGKSFVTSSHLTIHQRTHTGEKSHSCDQCDKRYSDKRSLIKHQKIHT, encoded by the exons atGAGCTCACTAAACTACTCCTTTGTTAAAGAAGAggcggtctgctggacggagacagaagctctggggctgaacattgtggtgaaagaggagaaggaagaagaggatgtcacagtaaaacaagaagtagagggtgaggctgttaccgtgaaagaagtagagaaagacgtttcagtgaaagaagaggaagacgcgttcagagtgaaagaggaggaggatgttacagtaaaagaagaggaggaagagaaagagggggatgtagtttttggagtgaagaaggaaggggagattactgtcacattgaaagatgaagatgaagaggaggagataggagatctgattaacacca gagagagacgggactaccgtgggtcctctggggagcctcaacaacctcatgatgctgacgaggcagagaagagtctcccCAGATcaaaacacctcaagaaacaccagcggagacccacagggaagaaatctcattgctgctctgactgtgggaaacattgcaagtcttcatcagaacttaaaatacaccagcgagtacacacaggagagaaaccttatagctgtactcaatgtgggaagagttacaTAAGATCAAAATCACTAAAAGTACACATGAGAATTCACACAGGAGAAAAagcttatagctgtgatcaatgtgggaagagttttactacgtCTAGctatctgactatacaccagagaacacatacaggagagaaaccttatagctgtactcaatgtggaaagagtttcacTCATTCAAGCAACCTGTTATCacaccagagaaaacacacaggagagaaatcttatagctgtgatcaatgtgggaagagttttactcagtcaagcaacctggtatcacaccagagaacacacacaggagagaaaccttatagctgtgatcaatgtgggaagagttttactacgtCTAGCCATCTgattgtacaccagagaacacacacaggagagaaaccttatagctgtactcaatgtgggaagagttttactcacttAAGCAGCCTGGTATCACAcaagagaaaacacacaggagagaaaccttatagctgtgatcaatgtgggatgagttttactacatctagccatcggattgtacaccagagaacacacacaggagagaaatcttataactgtactcaatgtgggaagagttttactcacttAAGCAGCCTGGTATCACaccggagaacacacacaggagagaaatcttatagctgtaatcaatgtgggaagagttttgttacatctagccatctgactatacaccagagaacacacacaggagagaagtctcatagctgtgatcaatgtgacaagagatactctgataaaaggtctctgatcaaacatcagaaaatacatacatga